From the Streptomyces nigrescens genome, one window contains:
- a CDS encoding M4 family metallopeptidase — protein MRRTPHGRAVATGALVAVTAMLAVGVQAGTGTAAAPRPGTTHATPDPGALPAKLSPSQRAELIRAAGATTAETARQLKLGAKEKLVVKDVSKDVDGTVHTRYERTYDGLPVLGGDLVVHESKGGTLKGVTKAVRSQLKVAGTTAKVKPATAEAKAVKAAQALGSKKTEAAKAPRKVVWVADGKPVLAYETVVGGLQDDGTPNRLHVITDATTGAKIFQYQGIENGVGNTQYSGKVTVGSSGSAPNFSLTDPTRGNHKTYDLKHGSSGTGSLFTDADDTWGDGTPQNAQTAGADAAFGAQVTWDYYKNVHGRSGIKGDGVGAYSRVHYGNSYVNAFWDDGCFCMTYGDGSGNSAPLTSIDVAGHEMSHGVTAATADLTYSGESGGLNEATSDIFGTAVEFYANNTSDPGDYLIGEKIDINGDGTPLRYMDKPSKDGASADYWSSNVGNKDVHYSSGVANHFFYLLSEGSGPKDIGGVHYDSPTFDNLPVPGIGRANAEKVWFKALSQYMSANTNYAAARTATLKAAADLFGEGSASYNTVANTWAAVNVGSRVPDSGAVSVTNPGSQTSTVGQAASLQIKASSGTAGALSYAATGLPAGLSLNATTGLISGTPTTAGTGSVTVTVTDAAKKTGTATFTWTVNPAGGGNVFENADDVQIPDAGSAVTSPLNVGRSGNAPSTLKVGVDIVHTYRGDLVVDLIAPDGTAYRLKNSSAFDSAANVKTTYTVNASSEKASGTWKLRVQDVYSQDSGYINGWKLTF, from the coding sequence GTGAGACGCACCCCCCATGGACGCGCCGTTGCGACCGGCGCACTGGTCGCCGTCACGGCGATGCTGGCCGTCGGCGTTCAGGCCGGTACCGGCACGGCGGCCGCCCCGCGGCCGGGCACCACGCATGCCACCCCCGATCCCGGCGCACTGCCGGCCAAGCTGTCCCCGTCCCAGCGTGCGGAGCTGATACGGGCAGCCGGCGCCACCACCGCCGAGACCGCGCGGCAGCTGAAGCTCGGCGCGAAGGAGAAGCTGGTCGTCAAGGACGTCTCGAAGGATGTCGACGGCACCGTGCACACCCGCTACGAGCGCACCTACGACGGGCTGCCCGTCCTCGGCGGCGACCTCGTGGTGCACGAGAGCAAGGGCGGCACCCTCAAGGGCGTCACCAAGGCCGTCCGCTCCCAGCTCAAGGTCGCGGGCACCACCGCGAAGGTGAAGCCGGCCACGGCCGAGGCGAAGGCCGTCAAGGCGGCGCAGGCGCTCGGTTCGAAGAAGACCGAGGCCGCGAAGGCGCCGCGCAAGGTGGTCTGGGTCGCCGACGGCAAGCCGGTGCTGGCCTACGAGACGGTGGTCGGCGGGCTGCAGGACGACGGCACCCCCAACCGGCTGCACGTCATCACCGACGCCACGACGGGCGCCAAGATCTTCCAGTACCAGGGGATCGAGAACGGCGTCGGCAACACCCAGTACAGCGGCAAGGTCACCGTCGGATCGTCGGGCTCGGCGCCGAACTTCTCGCTGACCGACCCCACCCGCGGCAACCACAAGACCTACGACCTCAAGCACGGCTCGTCCGGCACCGGTTCGCTCTTCACCGACGCCGACGACACCTGGGGCGACGGCACCCCGCAGAACGCCCAGACGGCGGGTGCCGACGCGGCCTTCGGTGCCCAGGTGACCTGGGACTACTACAAGAACGTGCACGGCCGCAGCGGCATCAAGGGCGACGGCGTCGGCGCCTACTCCCGGGTGCACTACGGCAACAGCTACGTCAACGCCTTCTGGGACGACGGCTGCTTCTGCATGACGTACGGCGACGGCAGCGGCAACTCCGCCCCGCTGACCTCCATCGACGTGGCCGGCCACGAGATGTCGCACGGTGTCACCGCGGCCACCGCCGACCTCACCTACAGCGGGGAGTCCGGCGGCCTCAACGAGGCGACCTCCGACATCTTCGGCACGGCGGTGGAGTTCTACGCCAACAACACCTCCGACCCCGGTGACTACCTCATCGGCGAGAAGATCGACATCAATGGCGACGGCACCCCGCTTCGCTACATGGACAAGCCGTCCAAGGACGGTGCGTCGGCCGACTACTGGTCGAGCAACGTCGGCAACAAGGACGTGCACTACTCGTCCGGTGTCGCCAACCACTTCTTCTACCTGCTGTCCGAGGGCAGCGGCCCGAAGGACATCGGCGGCGTCCACTACGACAGCCCGACCTTCGACAACCTGCCGGTCCCGGGCATCGGCCGGGCCAACGCCGAGAAGGTCTGGTTCAAGGCACTCAGCCAGTACATGAGCGCCAACACCAACTACGCGGCCGCCCGCACCGCCACTCTCAAGGCCGCCGCCGACCTGTTCGGCGAGGGCAGCGCCTCGTACAACACGGTCGCCAACACCTGGGCGGCGGTCAACGTCGGCTCCCGCGTCCCGGACAGCGGCGCGGTCTCCGTCACCAACCCGGGCAGCCAGACCAGCACCGTGGGCCAGGCGGCGAGCCTGCAGATCAAGGCGAGCAGCGGCACCGCGGGCGCACTGTCGTACGCGGCGACCGGGCTGCCCGCCGGGCTGTCGCTCAACGCGACCACCGGTCTGATCTCCGGTACGCCGACCACGGCCGGCACCGGCAGCGTGACGGTCACCGTCACCGACGCCGCGAAGAAGACCGGTACCGCCACCTTCACCTGGACGGTCAACCCGGCCGGCGGCGGCAATGTCTTCGAGAACGCCGACGATGTGCAGATCCCGGACGCGGGTTCCGCGGTCACCTCGCCGCTCAACGTCGGCCGCAGCGGCAACGCACCGAGCACGCTGAAGGTCGGGGTGGACATCGTGCACACCTACCGCGGTGACCTGGTCGTGGACCTGATCGCCCCGGACGGCACGGCCTACCGGCTGAAGAACTCCAGCGCGTTCGACTCGGCGGCCAACGTGAAGACCACGTACACCGTCAACGCCTCCTCGGAGAAGGCGAGCGGCACCTGGAAGCTGCGGGTCCAGGACGTCTACTCCCAGGACTCGGGCTACATCAACGGCTGGAAGCTGACCTTCTGA
- a CDS encoding M4 family metallopeptidase translates to MTPRISRKTRVAGTAIAAAALLAAGITAGTAGASPASAPTPDGSPLKLTASHRAELLRDASATKAQTAKELGLGAQEKLLVKDVIKDADGTTHTRYDRTYAGLPVLGGDMIVHTAKGGAIKDTTKSTEKSVKVASTTAKIAPTAAAKSAQGTAVKSLSAKKADAQTPKKVVWAASGTPVLAYDTVVKGVKKDGTPSRMHVITDANSGKKLFQYDEIRTGKGESEYSGSVELGTSKEGNGFTLTDKERGGHKTTNLENGESGDGKPFTDEDDKWGTGKPDDPQTAAVDAHYGAGVTWDYYKKVHGRDGIKGDGKGAFSRVHYGKSYVNAFWDDDCFCMTYGDGEGDKAPLTALDVAAHEMSHGVTSATANLTYSGESGGLNEGTSDIFGTSAEFYAKSEKDPGDYLIGEKIDINGDGTPLRYMDKPSKDGQSQDNWDSKTGGLDPHYSSGVANHFFYLLSEGSGPKEIGGVKYDSPTADGKKVEGIGRDKAEKIWFKALTEYMTSNTDYKAAREATVKAATDLYKAGSAEVKGVEAAWTGVAVK, encoded by the coding sequence GTGACCCCCCGCATATCCCGTAAGACCCGTGTCGCCGGTACCGCAATCGCCGCCGCGGCCCTCCTGGCCGCCGGCATCACCGCAGGTACCGCCGGCGCCTCCCCCGCCTCGGCCCCCACGCCGGACGGTTCGCCCCTCAAGCTCACCGCCTCGCACCGTGCGGAACTGCTGCGCGACGCGAGCGCCACCAAGGCGCAGACCGCCAAGGAACTGGGCCTGGGCGCACAGGAGAAGCTGCTCGTCAAGGACGTCATCAAGGACGCCGACGGCACCACGCACACCCGCTACGACCGCACCTACGCCGGCCTGCCGGTGCTGGGCGGCGACATGATCGTGCACACCGCCAAGGGCGGCGCGATCAAGGACACCACCAAGTCGACCGAGAAGTCGGTCAAGGTGGCCTCCACCACGGCGAAGATCGCCCCGACCGCCGCCGCGAAGTCGGCGCAGGGCACCGCGGTGAAGTCGCTCAGCGCGAAGAAGGCCGACGCGCAGACGCCCAAGAAGGTCGTCTGGGCCGCCTCCGGCACCCCCGTCCTCGCCTACGACACCGTCGTCAAGGGCGTCAAGAAGGACGGCACCCCCAGCCGGATGCACGTCATCACCGACGCCAACAGCGGCAAGAAGCTGTTCCAGTACGACGAGATCCGTACCGGCAAGGGCGAGAGCGAGTACAGCGGCAGTGTCGAGCTGGGCACCTCCAAGGAGGGCAACGGCTTCACGCTGACCGACAAGGAGCGCGGTGGCCACAAGACCACCAACCTCGAGAACGGCGAGTCCGGTGACGGCAAGCCCTTCACGGACGAGGACGACAAGTGGGGCACCGGCAAGCCGGACGACCCGCAGACCGCGGCCGTTGACGCCCACTACGGTGCGGGCGTGACCTGGGACTACTACAAGAAGGTCCACGGCCGCGACGGCATCAAGGGTGACGGCAAGGGCGCCTTCTCCCGCGTCCACTACGGCAAGAGCTACGTCAACGCCTTCTGGGACGACGACTGCTTCTGCATGACGTACGGCGACGGCGAGGGCGACAAGGCCCCGCTGACCGCGCTGGACGTCGCGGCGCACGAGATGTCGCACGGTGTCACCTCCGCCACCGCCAACCTCACCTACAGCGGTGAGTCCGGCGGCCTGAACGAGGGCACCTCGGACATCTTCGGGACCTCGGCCGAGTTCTACGCCAAGAGCGAGAAGGACCCGGGCGACTACCTCATCGGCGAGAAGATCGACATCAACGGTGACGGTACCCCGCTGCGCTACATGGACAAGCCGTCCAAGGACGGTCAGTCGCAGGACAACTGGGACTCCAAGACCGGCGGTCTCGACCCGCACTACTCCTCGGGTGTCGCCAACCACTTCTTCTACCTGCTGTCCGAGGGCAGCGGCCCGAAGGAGATCGGTGGCGTCAAGTACGACAGCCCGACGGCGGACGGCAAGAAGGTCGAGGGCATCGGCCGGGACAAGGCCGAGAAGATCTGGTTCAAGGCCCTGACCGAGTACATGACCTCGAACACGGACTACAAGGCCGCGCGCGAGGCGACCGTCAAGGCCGCCACCGACCTGTACAAGGCCGGCAGCGCCGAGGTCAAGGGCGTCGAGGCCGCTTGGACCGG
- a CDS encoding ABC transporter ATP-binding protein: MTAAAARPGRSEDAPPDGAALPVAGPAATRRAALRLIRRDGRAFALMLALNALAAGAGLAGPWLLGRIVDTVRAGGGVRTVDRLTLVILACGLAQLLLARYARYVGHRFGERTVARVREQYVDRALALPAAVVERAGTGDLTARGTSDVTSVARTLRDAVPEVCVAAAQALFLLGAVVVLDPLLGLCGLGVLSGVFVVRWYLRRAHGAYLAEGAATSALAELLAATAAGARTVEALGLQERRTAAGEEAVERCRRTRTRTLFLRSVLLPAVDVAYVFPVAGVLLAGGALHGRGGISLGVVIAAALYLRQLSDPLATVLFWAEQLQSSGAAFARVEGLGQAPRAPRTVPAPLLPRPSPEASPAPATPVDDRIDVTGVHYAYGDGGRSPAAHRDVLHGVDLSVRPGERLALVGPSGAGKSTLGRLLAGVDAPHRGSVTVGRVPIAALDPAVLRRQVVLVTQEHHVFLGTLRDNLQIAAPEAKDAALYAALAAVGADWAAELPAGLDTELGAGGHRPDGSQSQQLALARVVLADPHTVILDEATALLDPRTARHTERALAAVLKGRTVIAIAHRLHTAHDADRVAVMEEGRLTELGTHDELVAARGAYAALWHSWHSQGPS; this comes from the coding sequence ATGACGGCGGCCGCCGCCCGTCCCGGGCGGTCCGAGGACGCCCCGCCGGACGGTGCGGCGCTGCCGGTGGCCGGTCCGGCCGCGACCCGGCGGGCGGCGCTCCGGCTGATCCGACGGGACGGCCGGGCCTTCGCCCTGATGCTCGCGCTGAACGCCCTGGCGGCCGGCGCCGGTCTGGCCGGCCCCTGGCTGCTCGGCCGGATCGTGGACACGGTGCGGGCCGGCGGCGGGGTGCGCACGGTGGACCGGCTGACGCTGGTCATCCTGGCGTGCGGGCTGGCTCAGCTGCTGCTGGCGCGCTATGCCCGGTACGTCGGGCACCGCTTCGGTGAGCGGACCGTGGCGCGGGTCCGCGAGCAGTATGTGGACCGGGCGCTCGCGCTGCCGGCCGCGGTCGTGGAGCGGGCAGGTACCGGTGATCTGACGGCCCGCGGTACGTCGGACGTCACCTCGGTCGCCCGGACGCTGCGGGACGCCGTGCCGGAGGTGTGTGTCGCCGCGGCGCAGGCGCTGTTCCTGCTGGGTGCGGTGGTGGTGCTCGATCCGCTGCTCGGTCTGTGCGGGCTGGGGGTGCTCAGCGGTGTGTTCGTGGTCCGGTGGTATCTGCGCCGGGCGCACGGCGCGTATCTGGCGGAGGGCGCGGCGACCTCGGCGCTCGCGGAGCTGCTGGCGGCCACCGCCGCGGGCGCCCGGACCGTCGAGGCGCTGGGGCTCCAGGAGCGCCGGACGGCGGCGGGCGAGGAGGCGGTCGAGCGGTGCCGCCGCACCCGCACCCGCACGCTGTTCCTGCGCAGTGTGCTGCTGCCCGCCGTGGATGTCGCGTATGTCTTCCCGGTGGCCGGTGTCCTGCTGGCCGGCGGGGCGCTGCACGGGCGGGGCGGGATCAGCCTGGGCGTGGTGATCGCCGCGGCGCTGTATCTGCGGCAGCTGTCCGACCCGTTGGCGACGGTCCTGTTCTGGGCGGAGCAACTGCAGAGCAGCGGCGCCGCGTTCGCCCGCGTCGAGGGGCTGGGCCAGGCCCCGCGGGCCCCGCGGACCGTCCCCGCGCCCCTCCTGCCCCGTCCCTCCCCGGAGGCCTCCCCCGCCCCCGCCACACCCGTCGACGACCGCATCGATGTCACCGGCGTCCACTACGCCTACGGGGACGGCGGCCGGAGCCCCGCCGCGCACCGCGACGTCCTGCACGGAGTGGACCTGTCCGTCCGCCCCGGCGAACGCCTCGCCCTGGTCGGCCCCTCCGGCGCCGGCAAGTCCACCCTGGGGCGGCTGCTGGCCGGGGTCGATGCGCCACACCGTGGCTCGGTGACGGTCGGGCGGGTGCCGATCGCCGCGCTGGACCCGGCGGTGCTGCGCCGTCAGGTCGTCCTCGTCACCCAGGAGCACCATGTGTTCCTGGGCACGCTCCGGGACAATCTGCAGATCGCCGCGCCCGAGGCCAAGGACGCCGCGCTGTATGCCGCGCTGGCCGCCGTGGGGGCCGACTGGGCCGCGGAGCTGCCGGCCGGCCTGGATACCGAGCTGGGCGCCGGCGGCCACCGCCCCGACGGCTCGCAGTCCCAGCAACTGGCCCTGGCCCGGGTGGTGCTGGCGGATCCGCACACGGTGATCCTGGACGAGGCGACCGCGCTGCTCGACCCGCGGACGGCCCGGCACACCGAGCGCGCCCTGGCCGCCGTCCTGAAGGGCCGTACGGTCATCGCCATCGCGCACCGTCTGCACACCGCGCACGACGCGGACCGGGTGGCCGTCATGGAGGAGGGCCGGCTGACCGAACTCGGCACACATGACGAGCTGGTGGCGGCGCGGGGGGCCTACGCCGCCCTGTGGCACTCCTGGCACAGCCAGGGGCCGTCCTAG